From the genome of uncultured Pseudodesulfovibrio sp., one region includes:
- a CDS encoding DUF554 domain-containing protein, whose translation MIGPLVNGAALAVGSVAGAVLGPKLSMNLRVKMPLVFGCASMGLGIAMIVKVKFLAPVVLALVVGSVLGELVQLESLIQKGAGKTRKLIDKIVRPTGDLSQEEFLDKFVALLVLFCLSGTGVYGSMSEGMTGDPTLLIVKAILDLFTAPIFASTMGLSVGILVIPQLAIQSALYYASALILPLTTPDMLADFSACGGLIMLATGFRICGIKQFPVASMIPALLLVMPLSGLWAHLF comes from the coding sequence ATGATTGGTCCCTTGGTAAACGGAGCGGCCTTGGCCGTCGGCAGCGTCGCAGGAGCGGTTCTCGGCCCCAAACTCAGCATGAATCTCCGGGTCAAGATGCCCTTGGTCTTTGGTTGCGCCTCCATGGGCCTGGGCATTGCCATGATCGTCAAAGTCAAATTCCTGGCCCCCGTGGTCCTGGCCCTGGTGGTCGGGTCCGTCCTTGGGGAGCTTGTACAGCTGGAATCCCTGATTCAAAAAGGCGCTGGCAAAACCCGCAAGCTCATCGACAAAATAGTCCGGCCCACCGGCGACCTGAGTCAGGAGGAGTTCCTGGATAAATTCGTAGCCCTCCTGGTCCTCTTCTGCCTGAGCGGCACCGGAGTGTACGGTTCCATGAGTGAAGGCATGACCGGCGACCCCACCCTGCTTATCGTCAAAGCCATCCTCGATCTGTTCACCGCTCCCATCTTCGCTTCCACCATGGGCTTGTCCGTGGGCATTCTGGTCATCCCGCAACTGGCCATCCAATCCGCGCTCTACTACGCCTCGGCTCTGATCCTTCCCCTGACCACTCCGGATATGCTGGCCGACTTCTCCGCCTGCGGCGGCCTGATAATGCTGGCTACGGGTTTTCGCATCTGCGGCATCAAGCAGTTCCCAGTGGCGAGCATGATCCCTGCATTGCTTTTGGTCATGCCTTTGTCCGGCCTCTGGGCGCATCTGTTTTAG
- a CDS encoding SEL1-like repeat protein — MRQIFLFFVVSALVMSTTGCVENITSIHDRSEGSKALYLENDPATAHPHFLKAARDGDAESQHELAKMYLLGEGVEKDIAEYQKIEELAVAQRYPAAMRTLGFILTTGLEGVRPDPNRGMALLKAAADDGDDTAHYFLGLIYSRGIPGVQQDYRMAAYHFAQVDEDDFPVTPEMQNAVSLERMGLQPWPAPSQTATGSAGTQVASQSTGSKYDLTSVETKKYVQHALKMLGYYSMNVDGNIGNGSIQSIKAYQRAAGLKPTGIIDEQLIDSLLAASANHQ; from the coding sequence ATGCGTCAAATTTTTCTGTTTTTTGTCGTGTCAGCGCTGGTCATGAGCACAACTGGGTGCGTTGAGAACATCACCAGCATTCATGATCGCAGCGAAGGGAGCAAGGCGTTGTATCTGGAGAACGATCCGGCAACCGCCCATCCCCACTTTCTCAAGGCGGCAAGGGACGGGGATGCGGAATCTCAGCATGAGCTGGCAAAGATGTATCTGCTCGGCGAAGGGGTGGAAAAGGATATCGCCGAGTACCAGAAGATCGAGGAGCTGGCGGTGGCCCAGAGGTATCCGGCCGCCATGCGGACTCTCGGTTTCATCCTGACCACGGGGTTGGAAGGCGTCCGGCCCGATCCGAACAGGGGCATGGCCCTGCTCAAGGCCGCAGCCGATGACGGCGACGACACGGCCCACTACTTTCTCGGACTGATATACTCCCGTGGCATTCCTGGAGTGCAACAGGATTATCGTATGGCGGCCTATCATTTCGCTCAGGTCGATGAGGACGACTTCCCGGTAACGCCCGAGATGCAAAACGCCGTTTCTCTCGAAAGGATGGGGTTGCAGCCCTGGCCCGCCCCGTCACAGACCGCTACCGGTTCAGCAGGTACGCAGGTAGCGAGCCAATCCACCGGCAGCAAATATGATCTGACTTCCGTTGAAACAAAGAAATATGTCCAGCACGCACTGAAAATGCTGGGATACTATTCCATGAACGTTGATGGGAATATCGGCAATGGAAGCATCCAGTCTATCAAGGCGTACCAGCGGGCAGCCGGATTAAAGCCGACAGGCATCATCGATGAACAACTCATCGACTCCCTGCTCGCAGCCTCGGCCAACCATCAATAA
- a CDS encoding DUF5677 domain-containing protein, with product MFGRDVQPRGMRGEEVIEMSSILKAFKKDLTKVKKALDRLDLRRSELTFDNSNEQHYVLHGLYCSLLEYTYTSITLALNHHTAVQAHVIRSYLECYAYFENLLKDEDYLLQIKFNTCTQDIRTLTEAIKFEMGDIEKKRELVDKWTEDQRALSKIGVRKQTIEDRFKNADMVFQYDGLYRSLSAHVHNGISAIETRHIHEEAGQLIHSVKKKQSTGDSIREAISYVKILFFGIILATDNLRLFLSTDETKEYLFLKEKCLDVHQRLTNYTR from the coding sequence ATGTTTGGTCGAGATGTGCAACCGAGGGGGATGAGAGGAGAAGAGGTAATAGAAATGTCTTCGATACTAAAAGCATTCAAGAAAGACCTTACAAAAGTAAAAAAAGCTTTGGATAGACTTGATCTCCGAAGGTCTGAATTAACCTTCGATAACAGCAATGAGCAGCATTATGTTCTTCACGGACTTTATTGCTCATTGCTTGAATATACTTATACTTCAATAACTCTTGCGTTAAACCACCATACGGCAGTGCAAGCTCACGTTATTCGGAGTTATCTGGAGTGCTATGCTTACTTTGAGAATCTCCTAAAAGACGAGGATTACCTTCTCCAAATCAAGTTTAACACATGTACCCAAGATATCAGAACGCTAACTGAGGCAATCAAATTTGAAATGGGGGACATCGAGAAAAAAAGAGAATTAGTAGATAAATGGACAGAAGACCAAAGAGCATTGTCTAAAATTGGAGTACGCAAACAAACGATCGAAGATCGTTTCAAAAATGCGGACATGGTCTTTCAATACGACGGATTATACAGAAGCCTTTCCGCTCACGTACACAACGGAATTTCCGCGATAGAAACTCGACATATTCATGAAGAAGCAGGGCAGTTAATACATTCTGTAAAAAAGAAACAAAGTACTGGTGACTCCATCCGAGAAGCAATTTCATACGTGAAGATTTTGTTTTTTGGAATTATTTTAGCAACTGACAATCTAAGACTATTCTTGTCTACAGATGAAACAAAAGAGTATCTTTTCCTAAAAGAGAAATGTTTGGACGTTCACCAACGGCTTACAAACTATACCCGATAA
- a CDS encoding DUF1499 domain-containing protein, which translates to MKQLLVSTLLAVSLAALPACSTKVPDLGMTEGQFAICPTDVDCVSSQAADAKHKIAPIKAAGDPNKVMVDLGKAVESVFGGKVLLSEGNYLRAEFKSTVLRTIDDAEFYYDQQASLIQVHALSRGEFLDFSSTRDRIEEVRMFFSSIQ; encoded by the coding sequence ATGAAACAGCTACTTGTGTCCACCCTCCTCGCCGTATCCCTGGCCGCCCTGCCCGCCTGCTCCACCAAAGTCCCGGACTTGGGTATGACCGAAGGCCAATTCGCCATCTGCCCTACCGACGTCGATTGCGTCTCCTCGCAGGCAGCGGACGCTAAACACAAGATAGCACCGATCAAGGCCGCAGGTGACCCCAACAAGGTCATGGTGGATCTGGGAAAAGCCGTAGAGTCTGTTTTCGGAGGCAAGGTCTTGCTTTCCGAGGGCAACTATCTGCGGGCGGAATTTAAAAGCACTGTCCTGCGCACCATTGATGACGCGGAATTCTATTATGACCAGCAGGCCAGCCTCATCCAGGTCCACGCACTTTCCCGTGGAGAATTCCTCGATTTTTCGAGCACCCGCGACCGCATCGAAGAAGTTCGGATGTTTTTTTCGAGCATCCAATAG
- a CDS encoding ERCC4 domain-containing protein, with translation MKIVRDNREQSPFHFVGEQYEGVTVVEGTLATGDYSLAGLESRVAVERKSLADFVASISTGRDRFERELARARGLDAFMVVVEAPFSDLAAGSYRSRMKPKAATQTVYSFMSRYRATFHFAQNRAWAEYATFHFLRHYARQMEREYKAAVAA, from the coding sequence AACCGGGAGCAATCCCCCTTCCATTTCGTTGGCGAACAGTACGAGGGCGTGACTGTGGTCGAGGGAACTTTGGCAACGGGCGACTACAGCCTTGCCGGACTCGAAAGCAGGGTGGCGGTTGAGCGGAAGTCCTTGGCTGACTTCGTGGCGTCCATCTCGACAGGGCGTGACCGCTTCGAGCGGGAGCTGGCCAGGGCTAGGGGGCTGGATGCTTTCATGGTGGTGGTCGAAGCCCCGTTCAGCGACTTGGCAGCCGGAAGCTATCGCAGTCGCATGAAGCCGAAGGCCGCGACACAGACCGTTTACAGCTTTATGTCCCGATACCGGGCAACCTTCCACTTCGCTCAGAACAGGGCATGGGCCGAATACGCCACATTTCACTTTCTGCGGCATTACGCCCGTCAGATGGAGCGAGAGTACAAGGCAGCGGTGGCAGCATAG
- a CDS encoding abortive infection family protein — translation MPALPMLLDGLCLCVFLSWGVSVFLQYNTTTPTGWKIMHDKLPMPLIATVADIISDYYTRTVMENQFMYADAPVESPQGNKLATAKDWLIRCNKTDDIIPYDILGKVVEEYMEMELPESYPWEGPNTFTEKVKTNRGKIEAILAKYGYAYFAGGMVRKAGATGATQTLDQLLKKRDHAAIDDEFKRAMENIEADQPAALTAACAIVEALCKVYIDAHRDLERPKRESISALWNVVKKHLGLDPSIIEDDDLKKIITGTGSIVEGLGALRTHAGSAHGRTNETRYKLKPRHVRLAVHAAHTLVTFVLETWEENTGKKH, via the coding sequence ATGCCCGCCCTGCCTATGTTGCTGGACGGGCTTTGTCTTTGCGTGTTTTTGTCTTGGGGTGTATCTGTCTTTTTGCAATACAACACAACTACACCGACCGGATGGAAGATCATGCACGACAAGCTCCCCATGCCCTTAATCGCAACAGTGGCAGACATCATCAGTGATTATTACACTCGCACGGTCATGGAAAACCAGTTCATGTACGCCGATGCCCCAGTCGAATCTCCACAAGGGAACAAGCTTGCTACTGCCAAGGATTGGCTGATCAGGTGCAACAAGACCGATGACATCATCCCCTATGATATCTTGGGGAAAGTGGTTGAAGAGTACATGGAGATGGAACTGCCTGAGTCATATCCGTGGGAAGGGCCAAATACCTTTACTGAGAAGGTGAAGACCAATCGGGGAAAAATAGAAGCAATCCTTGCAAAATACGGTTACGCTTACTTTGCAGGAGGCATGGTCCGCAAAGCAGGAGCAACAGGAGCAACACAAACTCTAGATCAACTCTTGAAAAAACGAGACCACGCAGCCATCGACGACGAATTCAAACGGGCTATGGAAAATATCGAGGCCGATCAACCAGCAGCATTGACGGCTGCCTGCGCTATCGTCGAAGCCCTCTGCAAGGTTTATATCGACGCACATAGAGACCTTGAAAGGCCCAAGAGGGAATCAATCAGTGCGCTCTGGAACGTGGTCAAGAAACACCTTGGCCTCGACCCCAGCATCATTGAAGATGATGACTTGAAAAAAATAATCACTGGGACAGGTTCTATCGTCGAAGGTCTTGGAGCACTCCGAACGCACGCAGGTTCTGCGCATGGTCGGACCAACGAAACGCGATATAAGCTCAAGCCACGACATGTGCGACTTGCAGTCCATGCAGCGCATACCCTGGTGACCTTTGTCCTTGAGACGTGGGAAGAAAACACAGGGAAGAAGCACTAA
- a CDS encoding DMT family transporter, producing the protein MSGNRPLGFLFALLAVTIWSGNFLIASGFVNDIPPVTLAALRWLTATAVFLPFAKKDMQRDMRALLDNRLELVIAAITGVTLFNTLVYVSARSTDAVNMALFASTTPVFVVILARIFLKERISLLRWAGLTVAIAGMLAIATRGKMDVLVNLTFRAGDIVMLLAGFLWAVYSILVKRKPMTISQNAYLGATFLLGTIPLIPAAFIEQIYAPAWSFTPAVLGAVLYIGVLASLVAFFLWNSAIMHIGPGNAALFQYFMPVFSGIGAWLLLGQPVTMVHGVGFILIFSGVAMATRPR; encoded by the coding sequence ATGTCCGGCAACCGCCCCCTGGGATTCCTTTTCGCTCTGCTCGCCGTTACCATCTGGTCCGGCAACTTCCTCATTGCGAGCGGTTTTGTGAACGACATTCCGCCCGTAACACTGGCCGCTCTTCGCTGGCTCACAGCCACGGCGGTCTTTTTGCCGTTCGCCAAAAAAGACATGCAGCGGGACATGCGGGCGCTGCTCGACAACCGTCTCGAACTGGTTATCGCGGCCATAACCGGCGTAACTTTGTTCAACACACTGGTTTACGTCAGTGCGCGTTCCACGGACGCGGTGAACATGGCCTTGTTTGCTTCCACGACACCGGTTTTCGTGGTGATCCTGGCTCGCATTTTTCTCAAGGAGCGAATCTCGCTGCTGCGTTGGGCGGGATTGACCGTAGCCATCGCAGGCATGCTGGCCATCGCCACCCGGGGCAAAATGGACGTGCTCGTCAACCTGACTTTCCGGGCAGGCGACATCGTCATGCTCCTGGCCGGTTTCTTGTGGGCCGTGTATTCCATACTGGTCAAACGCAAGCCGATGACAATCAGCCAGAACGCGTATCTCGGAGCGACATTCCTCCTTGGGACCATCCCCCTCATCCCGGCTGCCTTCATCGAACAAATTTATGCCCCTGCCTGGTCCTTCACCCCGGCCGTGCTCGGCGCAGTGCTGTACATCGGCGTACTGGCTTCCCTGGTCGCTTTCTTTCTCTGGAATTCCGCCATCATGCACATTGGCCCCGGCAATGCGGCCCTGTTCCAGTATTTCATGCCTGTCTTCAGCGGAATAGGAGCGTGGCTCCTGCTGGGACAGCCGGTGACCATGGTCCACGGCGTGGGGTTCATACTGATTTTTTCCGGCGTCGCCATGGCCACCCGCCCTCGCTGA
- a CDS encoding TIGR03905 family TSCPD domain-containing protein produces MDNAQYQTAPMVSVPRGRTKVEHYVPEADVCTKEIDFVVDNGSIDYVNFCGGCEGNLKAIASMIEGMNVDFVLDRFSGITCGSKSTSCMDQFCHALQEYKAKQQS; encoded by the coding sequence ATGGATAACGCACAATACCAGACTGCTCCGATGGTATCCGTACCTCGCGGCCGCACCAAAGTAGAGCACTACGTCCCCGAAGCTGATGTCTGCACCAAGGAAATCGACTTCGTCGTCGACAACGGCAGCATTGACTACGTCAACTTCTGTGGCGGTTGCGAGGGCAACCTCAAGGCCATCGCCTCCATGATTGAAGGCATGAACGTCGACTTCGTGCTTGATCGTTTCAGCGGCATCACCTGCGGCTCCAAGTCCACCTCCTGCATGGATCAGTTCTGCCACGCTCTGCAGGAGTACAAGGCAAAGCAGCAGTCTTAA
- a CDS encoding ferredoxin: MAIVIDPDECIGCESCVEICPEVFEMDADGEKATVIAPDSTLDCVDEAIETCPNEAISK, translated from the coding sequence ATGGCCATTGTTATTGATCCAGATGAATGCATCGGTTGTGAATCTTGTGTCGAGATCTGTCCGGAAGTGTTCGAGATGGATGCCGATGGAGAAAAAGCCACGGTTATCGCCCCGGACTCCACTCTCGATTGTGTGGATGAAGCCATCGAGACCTGCCCCAATGAAGCTATCTCCAAGTAG
- a CDS encoding ZIP family metal transporter: MDWFMEQNAVFQAFMATLFTWGVTALGAALVFTAKDISKRTLDIMLGFAGGVMIAASYWSLLAPAIEMSGHLGNYAFVPAAVGFVLGAAFLRLVDMILPHLHLNAPMAEAEGIHTSWKRSTLLVTAITLHNIPEGLAVGVAFGAVAAGLDSATLGGAISLALGIGIQNFPEGTAVSVPLRREGMSRAKAFMYGQASGMVEPLAAILGAGAVLLARPMLPYALAFAAGAMIFVVVEEVIPESQASGNGDLATMGVIFGFTIMMILDVALG, from the coding sequence ATGGATTGGTTCATGGAGCAAAACGCCGTATTCCAGGCATTTATGGCAACTCTTTTCACCTGGGGCGTAACAGCCCTGGGCGCAGCCCTGGTCTTTACGGCCAAGGATATCTCCAAGAGGACACTCGACATAATGCTCGGCTTTGCCGGTGGTGTAATGATCGCCGCCAGCTATTGGTCGCTTCTGGCCCCGGCCATTGAGATGTCAGGGCACCTGGGCAACTACGCATTTGTTCCGGCAGCCGTTGGTTTTGTGCTTGGCGCCGCCTTCCTGCGGCTGGTGGATATGATTCTCCCCCACTTGCACCTGAACGCCCCCATGGCCGAGGCCGAGGGCATACATACAAGTTGGAAACGGAGCACTCTGCTGGTTACGGCTATCACCCTGCACAATATTCCCGAAGGGTTGGCCGTGGGCGTTGCGTTTGGAGCCGTGGCAGCCGGGCTCGATTCAGCCACTTTGGGTGGGGCCATATCTCTGGCTTTGGGCATTGGCATCCAGAACTTCCCTGAGGGCACGGCTGTGTCCGTCCCCTTGCGGCGCGAAGGCATGTCACGCGCCAAAGCCTTCATGTACGGACAGGCTTCAGGCATGGTTGAGCCCCTGGCCGCAATACTCGGTGCAGGAGCCGTCCTTCTGGCGCGCCCCATGCTTCCTTACGCTCTGGCCTTTGCCGCGGGAGCCATGATTTTCGTGGTGGTCGAGGAAGTCATTCCCGAATCACAGGCATCGGGAAATGGCGATCTGGCCACGATGGGGGTTATTTTCGGCTTTACCATCATGATGATCTTGGATGTCGCATTGGGTTAA
- a CDS encoding phage major capsid protein → MNGIQNYREERVAKAKEYRGLLDQNHGKLSKAVVAKLDNLERDITALDEYIDRHEKMLAIEGDRIASGGNTSNLPGDVSKGYREIADFARGLLPQASMTEGTGSEGGYTVPHQMSQIIREVARDYSAIRRLASIEETDTDISKYHVPVMVSGAVAVAKGETDARPETTAPEFTEIAMPDGEYYTNIALTQRLLDDGPNIGQLVVRKIGEAFGAAEGQDFITGNAINKPKGFLDGTINALDDDSRTFGDLKYIPTGIISPASITGDSIIDMVHDLRGAYRRNGVFIMNSATLAAVRKLKDGESRYLFQSRLSDKNPDTLVGYPIEIDDFMPDIAEGAYPIAFGDWKAGYLILDRHKMTMLRDPYSNKPYVHLYATKRVSGKIVDSNAIRVLKIATS, encoded by the coding sequence ATGAATGGAATTCAAAATTATCGAGAGGAGCGAGTTGCCAAGGCGAAGGAATATCGCGGCCTCCTCGACCAAAACCATGGCAAGCTGTCGAAGGCTGTAGTGGCCAAGCTCGACAATCTAGAGCGAGACATAACCGCACTGGATGAGTACATTGACCGCCATGAAAAAATGTTGGCTATCGAAGGAGACAGGATCGCCAGTGGCGGCAACACTAGTAACCTTCCTGGAGATGTCTCAAAGGGGTATCGGGAGATCGCCGACTTTGCGCGAGGTCTTCTGCCTCAAGCCTCGATGACAGAAGGAACCGGCAGCGAAGGCGGGTACACTGTTCCCCACCAGATGAGCCAAATCATCCGAGAGGTTGCCCGCGACTACTCGGCTATCCGCCGCCTGGCCTCTATCGAAGAGACTGACACCGATATCAGTAAGTACCATGTCCCGGTCATGGTCTCCGGGGCCGTAGCCGTTGCCAAAGGCGAGACTGACGCCAGACCGGAAACGACTGCACCGGAATTCACGGAAATCGCCATGCCGGATGGTGAATACTACACCAACATTGCACTTACTCAGCGATTGCTCGATGATGGTCCCAACATCGGGCAGCTTGTGGTGCGAAAGATTGGTGAAGCATTTGGCGCCGCCGAGGGGCAAGACTTTATCACCGGCAACGCCATCAACAAACCGAAAGGCTTCCTCGACGGCACAATCAATGCCCTGGACGATGACTCCAGGACATTCGGTGATTTGAAGTACATCCCAACCGGCATCATCTCCCCGGCATCGATCACCGGTGATTCTATCATTGACATGGTGCACGACCTGCGCGGCGCATATCGCCGTAATGGTGTGTTCATCATGAACAGCGCTACGCTGGCGGCCGTTCGCAAGCTCAAGGACGGCGAAAGCCGTTATCTCTTCCAGTCCCGGCTGTCTGACAAAAACCCGGATACGCTTGTTGGCTACCCTATCGAAATCGACGATTTCATGCCCGATATCGCCGAGGGTGCATACCCCATTGCCTTTGGTGACTGGAAGGCAGGGTATCTGATTCTTGATCGCCACAAGATGACCATGCTTCGAGATCCATACTCCAACAAGCCCTATGTTCACCTGTACGCGACCAAGCGCGTGAGCGGCAAGATCGTGGACAGCAACGCCATCCGCGTGCTGAAGATCGCGACCAGCTAA
- a CDS encoding histidine kinase dimerization/phosphoacceptor domain -containing protein has protein sequence MHTDSGTGYVISRLRRFDDKAVYVTASSRSKPELPAETLLKWQRLVNHVAVSLHQPHSLITRLDQDTLYVFLHNETEDTTFIEYDKFPLGLGVYCETTLSGDTVNFVPDSLSNEDWKNNPSLEFSLISYIGVPIRWPDGELFGTICALGDKPMSQDQTLLDDIILFKSIAETDLQLLFKKQEISSHKRQFDTAISEMHHRVKNHLNILCSLIQLDLACDLSKEEFIAYQKKLTNQIRGVAELHTLLAYESHESVELSTYISNMMENWTKTAPNRQVRLDSSLEKINISGDRVIYFGMLLNELVTNSFSHAFTPSLSDPVITLRLEDMGETFRFTYKDNGPGFQARPGSCHAQSLGITMLFEITEDLGGKVIQEEGPGTSFVFTLPKHL, from the coding sequence ATGCACACAGATTCCGGGACAGGCTACGTTATTTCCCGCTTGCGCAGGTTTGACGACAAAGCAGTTTATGTCACCGCCTCATCGCGATCCAAGCCGGAGCTTCCCGCCGAGACTCTTCTCAAGTGGCAGCGATTGGTCAATCATGTGGCCGTGTCGCTGCATCAACCCCATTCGCTTATCACCAGGCTCGACCAGGACACCCTCTACGTCTTCCTGCACAACGAGACCGAAGACACGACGTTCATCGAGTATGACAAGTTCCCCTTGGGGCTCGGTGTGTATTGCGAGACCACTCTGAGCGGCGACACCGTAAATTTTGTTCCGGATTCTCTGAGCAACGAGGACTGGAAGAACAATCCCAGTCTGGAGTTCTCGCTGATTTCCTACATTGGAGTCCCGATACGCTGGCCCGATGGAGAATTATTCGGCACCATTTGCGCTTTGGGCGACAAGCCGATGTCTCAGGACCAGACGCTGCTCGATGACATCATCCTGTTCAAATCCATTGCGGAAACCGATCTGCAGCTGCTTTTTAAAAAACAAGAAATATCCAGTCATAAGCGGCAATTCGATACAGCCATAAGCGAAATGCATCACCGGGTGAAAAATCACCTGAACATTTTGTGCAGCCTGATCCAACTCGACCTCGCCTGCGACTTGTCCAAAGAGGAATTCATCGCCTACCAGAAGAAACTGACCAACCAGATCAGAGGGGTTGCGGAACTGCATACCCTACTTGCTTACGAAAGCCATGAATCCGTGGAACTCTCGACGTACATTAGCAACATGATGGAAAACTGGACAAAAACTGCCCCCAATAGGCAGGTCCGCCTGGACTCCTCCTTGGAAAAAATCAACATTTCCGGTGACAGGGTCATTTATTTCGGCATGTTGCTGAATGAACTTGTGACCAACTCTTTCAGCCACGCCTTCACGCCCTCCCTCTCCGATCCTGTCATTACCCTGAGATTAGAAGACATGGGTGAAACCTTTCGCTTCACCTACAAGGACAATGGACCTGGCTTTCAGGCCAGGCCCGGTTCATGCCATGCTCAATCACTCGGCATTACCATGCTCTTCGAGATAACAGAGGACCTTGGTGGCAAGGTGATTCAGGAAGAAGGGCCCGGAACCTCCTTTGTCTTCACTCTTCCCAAACATTTGTAA
- a CDS encoding MGMT family protein, which yields MATPFTRKIIETIRSIPEGRVTTYGRVAALAGNRRGARQVSRVLHTSSRTENLPWHRVINREGRISLGRMQGYEEQKRLLEAEGVRFDKTDRIDLDRFGWPPTDTMDMGV from the coding sequence ATGGCGACGCCCTTCACCCGGAAAATCATCGAAACGATCCGCAGCATCCCCGAGGGACGTGTGACTACTTACGGCCGTGTGGCCGCTCTTGCGGGCAACCGAAGAGGCGCACGGCAGGTGTCACGCGTACTCCACACAAGTTCACGAACGGAAAATCTTCCATGGCACCGGGTCATCAACCGGGAAGGCAGAATATCCCTGGGTCGGATGCAGGGGTATGAGGAACAAAAGCGTCTCCTAGAGGCTGAAGGCGTGCGGTTCGACAAAACGGACCGTATAGACCTCGACCGTTTCGGTTGGCCCCCGACAGACACCATGGATATGGGTGTGTAA
- a CDS encoding DUF190 domain-containing protein, translating to MQGYFVTFFTQQSREHDGQPVATWIVNEARRLGVRGATLLSGSEGFGHDGRFHSDNFFDLQDKPVQVGLALTQDECDKLMARFQEAGLRVFFTKSEIEFGFTSDK from the coding sequence ATGCAAGGATATTTTGTTACCTTTTTTACCCAGCAGAGCCGAGAACATGACGGCCAGCCTGTGGCCACGTGGATCGTCAATGAAGCCCGACGCCTTGGCGTGCGGGGCGCGACCCTGCTTTCCGGCAGCGAGGGGTTCGGCCATGACGGCCGCTTCCATTCGGACAACTTCTTCGATCTACAGGACAAGCCCGTCCAAGTCGGCCTAGCTCTCACGCAGGATGAATGCGACAAGCTCATGGCCCGGTTCCAGGAAGCGGGACTGCGCGTTTTCTTCACCAAGTCGGAAATCGAATTCGGCTTCACTTCGGACAAGTAA
- a CDS encoding sulfite exporter TauE/SafE family protein produces the protein MPETIAIVSIVLMAAFLQGLTGFGFGLIALPLLGFFLDIKTSVPLMILLAVIISVYLSIRLRKSIDLKCTFTLLVSSLVGIPLGVYALKQVQPRGLSLCVGAIMVVFTSYQFLARPRPRSFGKRLTALAGFCSGILGSSLGVGGPPVIVYTALQPWSKDKAKATLACFFALSGFAVIASHAISGMITAKVLHIYALSLPALVAGIFLGTKAYKHLSDRGYRQIALGLVFLLGCMMLYRNI, from the coding sequence ATGCCTGAAACAATCGCTATCGTCTCCATCGTACTCATGGCCGCCTTCCTGCAAGGGTTGACCGGTTTCGGATTCGGACTCATCGCTTTGCCCCTTCTGGGGTTCTTTCTGGACATCAAGACCAGCGTTCCGCTGATGATCCTTCTGGCCGTCATCATCAGTGTCTACCTAAGTATCCGGCTGCGCAAGAGTATTGATCTCAAATGCACTTTCACACTGCTGGTCTCCAGCCTTGTCGGAATCCCACTGGGCGTCTATGCGCTCAAGCAGGTTCAACCCCGAGGATTGTCCCTTTGTGTAGGCGCGATCATGGTCGTCTTCACGAGCTACCAGTTTCTTGCACGGCCCCGGCCTCGAAGCTTTGGAAAACGTTTGACCGCGCTGGCCGGATTCTGCTCCGGCATACTCGGCAGCAGCCTCGGTGTTGGCGGCCCGCCGGTCATCGTCTATACCGCCCTGCAGCCCTGGTCCAAGGACAAGGCCAAGGCCACACTGGCCTGCTTCTTTGCCCTGTCCGGATTTGCCGTCATCGCGTCCCACGCGATATCCGGAATGATAACCGCCAAGGTCCTGCACATATACGCTCTGTCCCTACCCGCTCTCGTGGCGGGAATCTTCCTTGGGACCAAGGCGTACAAGCATCTCTCAGACAGGGGCTACCGGCAAATCGCATTGGGCCTGGTCTTCCTGCTCGGATGCATGATGCTCTACCGCAACATCTGA